From Woronichinia naegeliana WA131, the proteins below share one genomic window:
- a CDS encoding IS630 family transposase — MIKLEFTEEDKRLLSYGRFNHPHPRVQLKMEVLWLKSQGLSHQKIAQFAGVSVNTVTSYIRDYQEGGIEKLKEIKFNRPKSELTEHQGTIEAYFESNPPATINEAVKRIEELTGIKRSPTQVRKFLKSIGMRCLKVGTIPSKADVEAQDSYREKELEPRLEEAKAGKRAVFFVDASHFVMGAFVNFIWCFKRIFIKSPSGRKRFNVLGALNAITHEVIMVTNSSYITGTQVCELLEKIAELGLLIPITLVLDNARYQKCRIVQELAESLGIELLYLPPYSPNLNLIERLWKFVKKKCLYAKYYEDFTQFSAAISGCLEDANVKYKEELDSLLTLRFQRFDKSQIMNV, encoded by the coding sequence ATGATTAAGTTAGAATTTACAGAAGAAGACAAAAGACTGTTGTCTTACGGTCGGTTTAATCACCCGCATCCTAGAGTGCAGCTAAAGATGGAAGTTTTATGGCTAAAAAGTCAGGGATTGTCTCATCAAAAAATTGCTCAATTCGCAGGAGTTTCAGTAAATACGGTGACAAGCTATATCCGTGATTATCAAGAGGGCGGGATAGAAAAACTAAAAGAAATAAAATTTAATCGCCCGAAAAGCGAGTTAACAGAGCATCAAGGGACAATTGAGGCATATTTTGAGTCAAATCCACCAGCAACAATAAATGAAGCAGTAAAAAGAATAGAAGAATTAACAGGAATAAAAAGAAGTCCGACGCAAGTCAGAAAATTTTTAAAGTCAATAGGAATGAGGTGTCTAAAGGTGGGAACAATTCCATCAAAAGCAGATGTAGAAGCTCAGGATAGCTATAGAGAAAAAGAGCTAGAACCAAGGCTAGAAGAGGCAAAAGCAGGAAAAAGGGCAGTTTTCTTTGTAGATGCCTCTCATTTTGTAATGGGAGCATTTGTAAATTTTATATGGTGCTTCAAGAGGATTTTTATTAAGTCACCATCAGGGAGAAAACGTTTTAATGTGTTAGGAGCATTAAATGCAATTACCCATGAAGTAATTATGGTAACGAACAGTTCTTATATTACGGGAACTCAGGTTTGTGAACTCCTAGAAAAGATAGCAGAATTAGGACTATTAATACCGATTACGTTGGTATTAGACAATGCTCGTTATCAAAAATGCCGAATTGTGCAGGAGTTGGCAGAATCATTAGGAATAGAGTTACTGTACTTACCTCCTTATTCTCCTAACTTGAATTTAATTGAAAGACTGTGGAAGTTTGTGAAGAAGAAGTGTTTATACGCAAAATATTATGAAGATTTTACGCAGTTTTCTGCAGCAATTTCAGGATGTCTTGAGGATGCTAACGTAAAATATAAGGAGGAGCTTGATTCTCTGCTCACCTTACGATTTCAACGCTTTGATAAATCTCAGATTATGAACGTTTGA